The sequence CCACGGGCGGAAGAATCCTGGGACGGCGCAATGCGCCTGGTGGCCTACATCCAGGCCGATATGGACGATTCCGTGGCGAGCGATCCACTGCTTCCCGATGTCGCGTGGGAGTGGCTCACCGAGGAGCTCGCCGCCACGTCCGCCACGCACACCAACTTGGGCGGCACGGTTACGTCCACCGCCTCGGTGCGCTACGGCGAGATCGGCGGCCCGCCGCGCAACCACCAGCTGGAAATGCGGGCCTCCTGGACTGCCGACGGCATCGACTTAGCTCCTCACGTGGAAGCTTTTGCGGCTGTGGTCGCCCACGTCGCGGGCCTGCCCCCGGAGGGCGTCACCGAACTCGGGTCCAGGTAGAATCTCCGGGCCATACTTGGACTGTGCAGCCCACGCGGACGCGAACTTGTGCGGCGGCTACGGTTTAGGGCATGACCGAGCTGCGCACTGAACCTTTGGACGGCATCCCCGCCGTCTTCGATACCCGCGACGGCCTTCACACCGCGGCCCGCACTCTTGCGGCCGGCCACGGGCCCATAGCCATCGACACCGAGCGCGCGTCCGCTTACCGCTACGACGACCGCGCTTTTCTCCTGCAATTGCGGCGCGCAGGCTCGGGCACTGTGCTCATCGACCCCGAAGGGCGCCGTGACGACGTCCGCAACCTCATCGGTCCAGTGGTCAACGGCGCAGATTGGGTACTCCACGCCGCCCCTTCCGATCTCCCGTCACTGGCCGGGGTCGGCCTCTACCCCGGCCGGTTATTCGATACCGAGCTCGCGGCTCGCATGGCCGGTTTCAGCCATCCGAATCTCGGCGCGATGGTGGAAGAGCTCCTCGGTGTGCAGCTGGAAAAAGGTTACGGGGACGCGGACTGGTCCACCCGCCCTCTCCCCCGCGAATGGCTGGCCTACGCCGCCTTGGACGTGGAGCTTCTCATCGAGCTCGCCGAGATCCTGCGCGACATCCTCGCCGAGCGTGATAAGTACGACTGGGCCCAGCAGGAATTCGCAGCCATCGCGCGCGCGCACGCCGACTCCACCGGCCTGCAGACCCCGTCCTGGCGAGACACGAAAGGCATCAAGACCCTCCGGCGAGCGGAACAACTCGCGGTGGCCCGCGCACTGTGGACCGCGCGCGACAAGTACAGCCGCGGCTGTGACCGCGCCCCCGGGAAGGTACTTCCCAATAAGGTGCTCATTGATATCGCGCGGCGCCTGCCCGCCACCCGCCGGGAGCTGGAGGGCATCAAGGGGTTTCCGCGACGCCGCCCCGGCGCCGCGGCGGCGTGGTTCCAGGTCATCCGCGAAGCGCGCGCCCTACCGCGCGACGAGTGGCCGCGTCCGCAACGCGCCGCCGCCCGCGTTCCTTCGAAGACGACGTGGGCGAAAGACCACCCCGACGAGTGGCTGGCGTATCAGGACGTCCGGGCGGACGTGGAGGAACTAGCCCGCGAGCTGGACATCGCCAAAGATACCGTCATCCGGCCTGCGGCCCTGCGCGCAGCTGTCTGGGCGGTGGTGGGCACGCCACCGCATGGCGCGGGCTCCGCAAGTCCCTCCATCGGCGGAACCGTCCGGCAGGTCGACGGGATCCCCGACGTCCTCGCGGCGGAGGGTGCGCGGCCCTGGCAGATCGAGCTGGTCACACCCGTCATCGCCCGCCGGTTGTTTGGGGACGCGGGAACGTCTACTCGGTAGCGTCGCCGGTGCGCAGGTTATCCGCCCACTCGCGCACCGAATTAGCGATGCCCTCTGGGGAGAGTCCGACATCGGCAAGCAGCTCGCCGCGGGAGGCGTGCTTCGGGAACACGCGGGGGAAGCCGAGGCGTCGCAGCGGGGTGTCTACCTCTGCGGCCGACAGCGCCTCTTCGATCATCGACCCAATCCCGCCGCGAACGATTCCGTCTTCGACGGTGACGACCACATCGTGGTCGTCGGCCAAGGCAATCAGTGACTGCGGCACTGGGGCGACCCAGCGCGGATCCACGACGGTGACGTTATAGCCCTCCGCCTCGAGAGTGCGGGCGGCCTCAAGGGACCGTGCGGACATCACGCCGATGGACACGATGAGGACGTCCGAGCCGACGCCCTCCTCGTCGGCGCTGACGTCGCTGTAATGCAGGACGTCGACGCCATCGCCCAGCTCTGCCACCGCCTCCATATCGGGCAGCAGGTTCCCCTTGGGGAAGCGCACGACAGTGGGCCCGTCTTCAACCTCGATGGCCTCGCGGAACAGTTCCCGCAGGCGCGCGCCGTCACGCGGGGCAGCCACCCGGACGCCAGGAACGAGCGACGTGATGGCCATGTCCCACACGCCGTTGTGGCTTGCGCCGTCAGAGCCCGTGACGCCGGCGCGGTCCAGCACGATGGTCACCGGCTGGCCCGTGAGGGCGACGTCCATCACCAGCTGGTCGAAACCGCGGTTCAGGAACGTCGAGTAAATGGCCACCACCGGGTGCATACCCTGCAAGGCCAGCCCCGCGGCCGAGGCCAGCGCGTGCTGCTCGGCGATGCCGACATCGAAAAAACGCTCGGGGAACTTCTCCGCAAACGGCGCGAGCCCCGTCGGCCCCGCCATCGCTGCCGTGATGGCCACAATGTCGTCGCGCTGTTCCGCCGCCGCGATGACCTCTTCCGAAAATGCCGCGGTCCAGCCGGGCTGGCTCTTGCCCTTAGGCACGCCGGTGACCGGATCGATGGCTCCGGTGGAGTGCATCTGATCCTTCGGCTCGTTGACCGCCGGGGCGAAGCCGTGCCCCTTCTCGGTGACCACGTGCACGAAGATCGGGCCGGAGTATTCGCGGGCGTAATTGAACGCGTAGACCAACGCGTCCAAGTCATGGCCGTTGATGGGGCCGATGTATTTCATCCCCAGCTCGGGGAACAGCTCGGTGGGCATGACAGAAGACTTCACGCCCTCCTTCATTGCGTGGAGCGCGTCGAAGGCGCGGTTGCCCACCCAGCCCATGGACTTCAGGGTCTTTTTCCCCTGCGCCATCAGCTCGTCGTAGCCGTGCTGCGCGCGAATGCGGCCCAGGTTATCCGCGATGCCGCCGATCGTCGGCGCGTAGCTACGGCCGTTGTCATTGACCACGATGACCGCGTTGCGGTCCTTGTCCGCCGCGATGTTGTTGAGGGCCTCCCAGCACATCCCGCCGGTCATCGCGCCGTCGCCGACAATGGCCACGGCGTTGCGGTCAGTGTGCCCCTGAATGGTGAAAGCCTTGGACATGCCGTCAATGACGGAGATTGCAGCAGACGCATGGGAGGACTCCGTCCAGTCGTGCTCGGATTCCTCGCGAGACGTATAGCCCGACAGTCCGCCCTTTTGCCGCAGACTGTCGAAGTCGCCGGCGCGCCCCGTCAGCATCTTGTGCACGTACGACTGGTGGGAGGTGTCGAAGACGATCGCATCCTCGGGGGATCGGAACACCCGGTGCAGGGCAATGGTGAGCTCCACGACGCCGAGGTTCGGGCCCAAGTGGCCGCCGGTGACGGACACTTTGTCGATGAGTCGCTGGCGGATCTCGTCCGCCAGTTGTGCCAGCTGCTTCTTGCTGAGCGCCTTTACGTCACGGGGAGAGTGGACAGAATCTAGCAGTCCCATTCGGCAGCGCCCTCTTTTCTTACGCTTCGCGGACAGAAAATTCTTCCTAGTCAGGCGGGAAAGGACGCGACGGCTCCCCATCCCCGCGGACTGGAAAGTGTCACATCTACATTACTCGGTAGGGTCACCGGGTTGGTAGCTCACCGTCCCCGCGGCGTGCACGGCGGTATTAATGCGGGCGCGGGGTGAGCAGCGCGAGCACCTCGAAGTGGTGCGTGCCGGGGAAGGCATTGACGAGCGTGAGCCGCTCGATGTGGAAGTTGTGCTCCGCCCAGTACTGCACGTCGCGGCTAAACGTCGCGGGATCGCAGCCGATGTGCACCACGCGGTTCGGCTCCGCCTGGGCGACGGATGCCACCACCTTTTGACCGGCGCCCACGCGGGGCGGATCGAGAACGACCGCGGAGGGAGATTCCAGCTGTTCGCAGGCTTCCTCCACGCGCTTGTTGATGACCTCGACGTCGAACTGCCGGAGGTCCGACTGGCGCCGTTTGGTCGCGGCGCGAGAATAATCCACCGACACGACCTTGCCCGGCTGGTTGTCGGTCCCCAACGCGTGGGCGATGGCGGGGACGAAAAGACCGACGCCGCCGTAAAGATCCCACCCCACCTGTTGGGAGGCGGTGGGCCGAGACATGTCCGCGCTGCCCGTGCTAGTCGGTTCGGTGAGCAGCTTTTCCACCAGCGTGGAATACGCCTCGGGGGCTGCGACGTGAGCCTGCCAAAAAGCCGTTGCGGGGAAGGTGTAGGTCAACCCGTGCACCTGTTCCACCACGTCCGCGGAGCCCTCGATGACGCTGCGGATGGTTTCCACGCGTTTGCCGCGCCCCTGCTTCTTAGACTCCACCACATGGCGCTCGCCCTCGCTATCCATGACGGCGATGACCTCCGCACCGGGGGTAAAACGCCGCGCGTCGGGGCCAACCAGCCCATCGACAAGCCCCGGCACCAGCTGGGTGCATGCCACGTCGGTGACCAGCTCGTGGGAACCGCGCACGCGGGTGCCAGCACGCCCTTCCGCATCCACGCCCAAGCGCACGCGGGTGCGCCACCCGCGCGCCGGCGCGAGGTTAACCGTGTCCACCTCGGGCAGGACGTCCACGTGGGCCACGCGGCGCAGCTGGTCGAGCAACACATCCTTCTTCAATTCCGCTTCGCGGGCCGGATCGACCGCGGCGAAATCGCAACACCCCGCACCGCGGTCGGCTGCCGGGCACGCGCTGGCAACGCGGTACTGCCCTGCCTCGCGAACCTCGACGGCTTGGGCGCGGAGGAACTTCTTTTTGGCCTTTTCTACCGCGGCCAAGACGGTATCGCCCGGGAAGGCGCCGGCAACGAAAACCACGCGCCCATCCGGTGCGGTGGCAATGCCCTCACCGCCGTGGGCCATGCGATCAATAGTGAGCTCGAGACGGTCACCTTCGCTCACGGCTCCGGAAGTATTCTGCGACGGGTTGTTCACTTATCCCATCCTCTTTTCTTCTCGTATCGAGTAGTTGGTGCGGGAGCGAGCGACGCTGTCCTCCTCACCGCGGGCATCAACGGCCGCTTGAGCGCGCTTGGCCATCCAGATGGTGACAATCACGGCAACAGCCGTCAGCGGCCAGCCCATAAGAATTCGGGCGATGCCCAAATCCGCAGTCCCGGCCTGGTTGTACAGGGCGTGCTGGACAAAGAAGCGGGCGAAAAACATCACGGCCCAGCACGCAGTGGCCACCGCATAGGCCCGGCGCGCCCCCGTAACCTGCCGCCACTGCATTCCGTCGCCGTTGACGCCTTTCCACACCACGCCGACGAGCGGCCAGCGCACCAGGATGGAAAGCACCGCGGCGACACCGAAGACGAGGGACATCCAAATGCCGTAGAGGAAGTAGCCTTTGGCGTCCCCGGTTGCCCACGCGATGCCGGCGCAGATAGCTACGCCGATAAACGCGGAAATGGCCGGTTGCAGGTTCT is a genomic window of Corynebacterium massiliense DSM 45435 containing:
- a CDS encoding DUF3000 domain-containing protein; this encodes MSEINSQVSDQADDAAQEAPTPAEFTQAVESMHSARLRDELTLGTIRPPQRLAPYSHAIGIEVGDNDPGDIVPTDTEGDAFGRLILLHDPRAEESWDGAMRLVAYIQADMDDSVASDPLLPDVAWEWLTEELAATSATHTNLGGTVTSTASVRYGEIGGPPRNHQLEMRASWTADGIDLAPHVEAFAAVVAHVAGLPPEGVTELGSR
- a CDS encoding HRDC domain-containing protein → MTELRTEPLDGIPAVFDTRDGLHTAARTLAAGHGPIAIDTERASAYRYDDRAFLLQLRRAGSGTVLIDPEGRRDDVRNLIGPVVNGADWVLHAAPSDLPSLAGVGLYPGRLFDTELAARMAGFSHPNLGAMVEELLGVQLEKGYGDADWSTRPLPREWLAYAALDVELLIELAEILRDILAERDKYDWAQQEFAAIARAHADSTGLQTPSWRDTKGIKTLRRAEQLAVARALWTARDKYSRGCDRAPGKVLPNKVLIDIARRLPATRRELEGIKGFPRRRPGAAAAWFQVIREARALPRDEWPRPQRAAARVPSKTTWAKDHPDEWLAYQDVRADVEELARELDIAKDTVIRPAALRAAVWAVVGTPPHGAGSASPSIGGTVRQVDGIPDVLAAEGARPWQIELVTPVIARRLFGDAGTSTR
- the dxs gene encoding 1-deoxy-D-xylulose-5-phosphate synthase translates to MGLLDSVHSPRDVKALSKKQLAQLADEIRQRLIDKVSVTGGHLGPNLGVVELTIALHRVFRSPEDAIVFDTSHQSYVHKMLTGRAGDFDSLRQKGGLSGYTSREESEHDWTESSHASAAISVIDGMSKAFTIQGHTDRNAVAIVGDGAMTGGMCWEALNNIAADKDRNAVIVVNDNGRSYAPTIGGIADNLGRIRAQHGYDELMAQGKKTLKSMGWVGNRAFDALHAMKEGVKSSVMPTELFPELGMKYIGPINGHDLDALVYAFNYAREYSGPIFVHVVTEKGHGFAPAVNEPKDQMHSTGAIDPVTGVPKGKSQPGWTAAFSEEVIAAAEQRDDIVAITAAMAGPTGLAPFAEKFPERFFDVGIAEQHALASAAGLALQGMHPVVAIYSTFLNRGFDQLVMDVALTGQPVTIVLDRAGVTGSDGASHNGVWDMAITSLVPGVRVAAPRDGARLRELFREAIEVEDGPTVVRFPKGNLLPDMEAVAELGDGVDVLHYSDVSADEEGVGSDVLIVSIGVMSARSLEAARTLEAEGYNVTVVDPRWVAPVPQSLIALADDHDVVVTVEDGIVRGGIGSMIEEALSAAEVDTPLRRLGFPRVFPKHASRGELLADVGLSPEGIANSVREWADNLRTGDATE
- a CDS encoding class I SAM-dependent RNA methyltransferase, with amino-acid sequence MNNPSQNTSGAVSEGDRLELTIDRMAHGGEGIATAPDGRVVFVAGAFPGDTVLAAVEKAKKKFLRAQAVEVREAGQYRVASACPAADRGAGCCDFAAVDPAREAELKKDVLLDQLRRVAHVDVLPEVDTVNLAPARGWRTRVRLGVDAEGRAGTRVRGSHELVTDVACTQLVPGLVDGLVGPDARRFTPGAEVIAVMDSEGERHVVESKKQGRGKRVETIRSVIEGSADVVEQVHGLTYTFPATAFWQAHVAAPEAYSTLVEKLLTEPTSTGSADMSRPTASQQVGWDLYGGVGLFVPAIAHALGTDNQPGKVVSVDYSRAATKRRQSDLRQFDVEVINKRVEEACEQLESPSAVVLDPPRVGAGQKVVASVAQAEPNRVVHIGCDPATFSRDVQYWAEHNFHIERLTLVNAFPGTHHFEVLALLTPRPH
- a CDS encoding DUF3159 domain-containing protein, with protein sequence MGGVSGLVSATLPVLVLVPVNSWKGLGSALIAALVVAVAILVWRIARKENLQPAISAFIGVAICAGIAWATGDAKGYFLYGIWMSLVFGVAAVLSILVRWPLVGVVWKGVNGDGMQWRQVTGARRAYAVATACWAVMFFARFFVQHALYNQAGTADLGIARILMGWPLTAVAVIVTIWMAKRAQAAVDARGEEDSVARSRTNYSIREEKRMG